tcagcagcttcacaagtcgctacatactcTACTTCAATGGTAGGGTCAATAATGCAACCTTACTTTGTGCTTCTCCAGACTACTACTCCTCCATTAAGAATGAACGCtgatcctaatgtggattttctagaatccccaccagtctgaaaatcagattcagtgtatcctataaggatcaaatccttatacCCATACATAAACATGTAGTCCttcattcttcgaagatacttgaggatgagTGATCTAATcatggattggactgatacctactgacaatTCTCACTGCATAAAAAACGTCAagtctagtatataacattgGATACATGAGACTACCAATAGCTGACAcataggggatccatctcatttcttctatttcttaaggtttcttaggacactgttccttagacaatacaattccatgcctgaaaggtaataaaacTTTCTTacaattgtgcatcgaatatttgacaagcatcttgtcaatctaagatgcctgagatagggctagCATTTTATTCTGACGATCAttgatgatctggatccctagaacaaaatgtgcctctcctaaatctttcatttagaattaggTTGCTGACCATTCTTTAACATTTTTcggtagacctacatcattctcaatgagtaagATATTGTCCACATACAACATTAAGAAAACCAtcaaactgttgatgattttcttatagacacaaggcttatcaacattctggtcaaagccataagatttaatcactatcaaatcttatattccaagatagAAATGcttatttcaatccataaatagatcgattaagcttgcaaaccatttgctcttgatcttgctTAATAAATCACTCTAGTTGTTGCATATAAATAGTCTTTCAAAGACtaccatttagaaaggtagtcttaacgttcatttgccatatctccCAGTCATAATATATGGCAATGGACAAAAGAATATGAATAGACTTCAACATAACAATAGGTGAGAATTTTTTCTCATAGTCCACTCTCttaacctaggtataaccctttgccaccaatctagccttaaaggtctgtaccttcccatttGCACCTCGTTTTTCTCTTTTAGATCCACTTACATCTATAgcttttaccccatcaggttgatttaCAAGACCCCAtactgaattaaagtacatagactccatttcgaggtccatagCTTTAACTCattcaacatcatccattgcctCTTTAAAGGATTATGGATCCTTAACCTTACCATCTAATATGACGGTTAGAGTTtttattaaacccatataacgagcAAGTGGGcatgcaaccctcccactacgtcgagactCCCTCAACTGTGGAGGTGGATATacttgactagatgaactgacatcaacaactcttgttgatgtacttggctcttcaacaacttttgttgatgctTTAGTAGTTTTGTTGGAAAGTACACTtaacacaattttttttgtagggcttatgctccctaatgtaatcctcttctaaaaatgtagtaTTTATCAACACaaaaacttaattttctttAGGATTATAGTAGTAACCACCTATTCGTTcccttagggtagcctacaaatagacataattttgaacgaagtttcaatttcttaggattttcctcaagcacacATACTGGGCAACTCCTtttgaagtggtgtaaacttcctttacgaccattccataatttcaaaggtgtttaaaaaatacttttagacggaacatagttcaaaatataaattattgtaattactgcataaccccaaaatgaattAGGCAAATGAGCATAACTTAAGAATAATCAAACTATAAGCTACTTCAtacatttcatttttctcttcagCAATCATAGTAATAGGTAGCTTACTTGGACCGAGGAGTGCTTTTGCAACCTTTTGATGAACTAGAAGAGCTTTCATTTTGGAACCAAAGACCAAAATCACCTTTACCGTCAAACTTCTCAAGCTCAAATTTTGCAGACATTCTAAacatgaaacaagaaacaaaaacaagataTTAGTACATGAAGAGAACATAAAACAATTCCGAATAAAAAACAGAGACTTCATACCGTAGAGATCAGGATCCAAGCATAAGGCGAATGAAAAAGCTTAGAATCCTCCAGATGAGGCTCAGATACCCATTGTAAAAACTCCAAGCACACAAACCCCAGAAGCAATTGCAGAAGAATACCAAAAACAATAAGGAGAACAAACAGagtaaggaagaaaagaaaattatttttgaatctTTTTCAGTTCAACAACAAATCGGTGTGAGcatttaaaatttcaactttttttttttcgaggTTATTGTCACTTAACCAGTTTAAAATTGAACTTTTATTAATAATCAACCATGAACAAATATATAACTTTACAATATTTTAGGACCCAAATTAATCCTTAAAAACTTTAAATGACCTATTAAATAGCCCAAAGATTTTTAATATGCATTATTGATGTAGTACGTAGCCCActcttttttataaaataaatattcatcTTGTCCATTTGTGAATATGCATAAAAGGTAACTATTACGTTGTAAGTGACAGCGATCTACCCTCTTTTGTGATGGCTCTCCCCATTCATACAAAAACACGTGCAATCATATTTTAAGCAACAATATGTATCGATAGGCAGGAAATATATTATGATATCAAACTTCCTGATGCTCATAAATATTTTAGGCTTGTTTGAATCGAATAAATATGTGTTTGATAATAGATTAAAatagaattttaatttaaatacattttaaaaagattttgatattatatttataaatcataaaatttgttGAAGTCACCTTTAAAttgacaataaactattattaatatatatgtttgATGTTAGATTTTTtgcataattattattttttcatattatatattttataatacattacataatacatatttttcttttaaaaaaaattaattgagtgTATAATATGATATACTGTagttttatctttatttaatataattatgtattttaaaattcaaaattccaaatctAGATCCAacgaaaacataaaaatattattttcaaaatctacattgtttggatcacaaaatttgaaaacagttTTTAAAAACAGAATTCAAATGATCCGCCAAACACATATTCACTAAACTTAGtaaatctaaaaacataaaacacaATTTAGATTTTCTATccaacaaatatttaattaattgaatttacaCAATAATGTAATACTAaacttatatatttattaaattatacaaTAAAATTTGACAATGTTCCATTTGAAATTGGTGCAAACGTATGAATGTGTGCTTTAAAAAGCACATTTACATCTTACTTGATAAGTAACCTCTACTAGCTTAACtgacatatttacaattaaaaaaaaacatatactttatatcaataatattttaaacttaagAGCATAAAAGCTcaccataatatatatattttgtcaGTTGGAGTGTTTGTATAACTTAAGTATGAATATTTTGGATCAGAGTGGCAGTTCATTGCTGCCTACTTAATTAGAAATTGTACGAAAATAATTATGTTACAGTTTCGTGAGAGGGGCACAACATTGAGtttcttataatttttatggaaaaaagGATATAAATCAGTACTAATCCTGGCACATGCGATGCATATTTATCTTTTTCCAATGGAATCTTCAAGGACAAAATCCTCACTAGTTCTTTTCTTATGTTcttgatttaaataaaaaaaaattgttagtcTTCTCTGGTTTTTATAAGAATGGTGCATTGAATATTTGGATGAGTGATTTTGagtagattttattttattattattatttttttaacgaTACCTGAGTTGAGTTATAAGGTAGGGAtagtaaaaaaatcaaaatagaaattTACAAGGTTTACTAACAAGATATAAGTTACATCTGcgagtagaaaaaaaaaaatcattattataGAGAAATATCAAAGATATAATACTAATAGGGTTAGAGTGTTTTTATATAGAGCATCCTTCTaaattttagagataaaattataaataacatAAATGCATGTACAGTCGCTGTGGATTTGATTTATTGAAGTATCAATCCTTTTGAACACCTCAATGTATTTTGTCGGTTCAATTTGAGTGAAATTTTGAACCCATATTATTAATCAATAAAACGATGAGAAAAGTAGGCCATCAACACATCATACACGCACTCACATCAATCAATCTTTATCAACAATTATTTATGTGTTCGGGTTTGTCCTCCATGATTGGTTACTTATAACTTGCAAATGGATATTTCTAAGGGTTGTAATAATAATCTTCCTCTTCAAAGCCATTATTCAAATCGTCAACCTCAAAGGAAAAGGTTTCAAAAACCTCCATGGAGTTTATAAACATTACGATGTCGTTTAGAGACTGTAACCTGTAGGTCAGTTCTAGCATCTGAGTTCGAAGGATCGAATTCTCTACCTCCAAACTAACGTACAGATTTGTCGCCACATTCATGTTTGCTACCATCTCATTGTTATGCTTTTTGAGTCGATTCACCTGTAATaatcaatacaaacactttaagTATCTCACATTAAGGAGCTGAGAGACCTAATAATCTTTTCCAATGACCTTTATGTTTGTGACCTGTAAGATTAATTAAGATAATAGggtagttttaaaaataatttagaaaaaaaagataCTTTTGAATGAAATTAGGAAAAgagtgctttttttttttttttttttttaatcttcataCTTCTAAACATACTTTGGAACGGTAGTGCCATTTTTCCTCACACCATCCAAGGTTGAATTCTTACTCCAAGCTAATTCTATCACTttgttataaaaatattataattattacatcgttttatttctaaatatatatatttgaattttttttattgattttatgcTAATTCAATTGGAATTTACTTAGCGAGATAGCAATTTAAATACTAAGAcaataatatttactttttattctttacaaaaaaaaaaaccttttttttaaattgttaatttttttatgaaagtaTTATCTTAAATATTTATAGtgataaaattaatatgtaacttaaatattaataattttatcactTTACTATAAAAGATATCAGCTAATTTTATACTCGTTCAATTGTAATTTACTTAGgtagttaaattataattttaatactaaaataataataataataattattattattcaaaaaactattcttctttatttttttacttttttatataaaaattttattaaaatctataataaaataaatatcccTACAAAATTCAGGTATAAAAATAAGATTTCTATACAATTTACTTAAATTATAGTTCAACtgctaaaataataattattttaataaagatttctgtaaaatttacttttttatgtagttaaattataatttaaatagtaaaataaaaattatttaattttttattctttacaaaaataatattcctctttaattttgtttcttttttttaataaaaaaattcttaaaagttataataaaataaagaatttttataattgttgggatataaatttttttttaatctctaatAGAAatccttattttattataacttttatattgaaATGTTATAGGAATATTTATAAAAGTATAACATTTTCATtagaaaaaccaaaatttaaaaagaatagCTTTggtaaagaataaataaaataaataattaatgtcttaatatttaaattaggggcctttttaaatataaaaaatatataaaaatatttatactataacaaaagcagttttgaactttttgctataaagggTAAATATTTTGAGAATTTTCTATTATAAGAAATTCCTAAATAACTATCGCGCCAAGTAAATTACAATTGAAttagtataaaattaaattaaaaaaatcatatatatatatgatgtgaTAATTATAATATTCTTTATAGTAaagtgatataattatttgtatttaatattgaaattctaaaaacaagaaaaagggaaagaaaaagtgCTTGGAGTTCGATTTAAACTTGGGTGGTGTGAGGGAAATGGCAATACTCCATCACCATTCCATAGCACAATAAACCATTCACACATAAACAATctatttacataaataaaattttcgagtaaaaattttgtttaagaGACGCATTTCATTAAAGATAAAAAAGTTACacttttttcttaatttctttttaaattatttttaaaactattctATTGTTCCAATTAACCCATGTTTGTATATTTCATCAAATTTTACGAaaatatttctatttatttattttttttattgaaaaagacATCTTTTATCTAATATGTATAAAAGAAATCCAAACTAGTATCTCTTTGAAGATCTCACGTATGGAATGACCTCAATGTGGGCAATTATTTATTTGTCAGGTATAACCTTTTCACTCACTTAAAATCTGACcactatttaaaaattttagtacatttagaaataaaattaccAAAAGTACACGAAAAGGGAAAGTTTTGTAGACTAAGTTTCTATCAAATGTATGTGTAGTAAGCTATGTACAGTctagtttttactttttaaaataagagaaaaaaattatattatttataagacgaaaaaaaaaaattatcacgcGCTGAagaaaagtaattttttaaattaaaattacctGGTCGGTTAGATCATCTAAATGTTTTTGCTTGCGCAGTCGAGATCGTCGAGCTGATTCCCGATTAGATTGCATTCTCCGGCGCTTCCTCTCGGCCTCCTGATCATCTTCCGAGCCTGAGGTTCGGATACCGCCGTTGGCCGACCCAGACGAAGCTCCACTTGAAGATGCCATTAAAGattaaggaaaaatgaaaaagccTAGCTAagatatattattaaataaaattacaagagGAAAATAAATGAGGGAGAATAATTAATGGTAAGATTATGTTTACGAGAAGACATAGAACCAGTAAAGGAAGACGACGGAGAAGGATTGAACTAAGTGGGTCCTACGACGAAGAGTTGAGTTTATAATAAACCCAGAAAGAAGAACTTCACTCACAACCGGAGACATGGGTAAGTAGTAATTTGGAGCATCGAGAACaagaaattacaataattaGCTAAGTAATTTAGATAACACACAAAAATGCAGAAAGAAAAACTTGAGAGAACTCAGATCTAAGTTCTAAGTTCTCATTACTAACAGTGAGAGGGGAGGTGGAAACAGGCTGGTTAGTGGCGGTTTTATAGACTAGAGACAACAACAAGTGCTCCCAATATATGGTGTGCtcaatcaaatcaaaacaaaacttaaataataacttctcttctctttcaattaatggttaattttagtcattattatctttaatttagtctatattattgggttttttttttgttgatttttctttaaACTTTACATTATATATCTTTGACTTTTTCcactctaattttttaaaagtattattTGCGCATTGTATTTTCTtacatcaaaattattattaccaTCTTTTAACTAATTTCGATCAATTCAATTAATGTTAAGGTACTAAATTTGAGGTTTATTAAAATATGAAGATCGAAATTGgacattataaaaatatatgactaaaattgaacaaatttcaaagaaaagagaccaaaatggtatttttaacCAAAGtttattaagttaaattataagtttaatttctaaactttaaaaatatcaaGTAAACTTctctaatatattttttgttaggTAGTCCTTGATATGGCcacatctttttaaaaaatcaattgattaataaatattgtatttaatgggagcctaaactttttaaaatatatattaaataggtTTAAAGATATATTAGacataaacttaaaaaaatataagaatgaTAGTTGGAGACCGCACTACAAGAATTTGGCTTTTCCCAATGGCAAAATTTGGCggaaagagtaaaaaaaaagcACCGGGAAATGTTTTCCCGATGCCTTTTTCACTATCGAGAAAGCCTCGTCGGGAAAACTTCTCTCAACACTAAAAAACCTCATCGTCGAGAATAAAAGGTTTCGTGACAAAACAAGTGAAGAGGATTTTTGCCAATGTTAATTGAGGGGCGTCAGAAGAAGTTGCTTCTCCTAACGCTAA
The nucleotide sequence above comes from Benincasa hispida cultivar B227 chromosome 3, ASM972705v1, whole genome shotgun sequence. Encoded proteins:
- the LOC120074250 gene encoding bZIP transcription factor 44-like isoform X2; the encoded protein is MASSSGASSGSANGGIRTSGSEDDQEAERKRRRMQSNRESARRSRLRKQKHLDDLTDQVNRLKKHNNEMVANMNVATNLYVSLEVENSILRTQMLELTYRLQSLNDIVMFINSMEVFETFSFEVDDLNNGFEEEDYYYNP
- the LOC120074250 gene encoding bZIP transcription factor 11-like isoform X1, whose product is MSPVVSEVLLSGFIINSTLRRRTHLVQSFSVVFLYWFYVFSGASSGSANGGIRTSGSEDDQEAERKRRRMQSNRESARRSRLRKQKHLDDLTDQVNRLKKHNNEMVANMNVATNLYVSLEVENSILRTQMLELTYRLQSLNDIVMFINSMEVFETFSFEVDDLNNGFEEEDYYYNP